From Oenanthe melanoleuca isolate GR-GAL-2019-014 chromosome 4, OMel1.0, whole genome shotgun sequence:
CCTGGCTGTCCAACCCTTTCACATCCCTCTGCCACACCttggctgctcagagccaccTTGGATCCCCTCTGCGAGGTCCCACcgtgtgctggcagcactgtgGGATTGTAAAAATGTCCTGCTGTTCCTCACTGCACTGTGGGACTGTAAAAATGTCCTGCTGTTCCTCACAGCACTGTGGGACTGTGACAGTGTCCTGCTGTTTGTGCCAGCActgtggcagtgtccctgctgtgccagcactgtggcagtgtccctgtgctgccagccctgtggcagTGCCCCTGTTCTCACAGCACTGTGGCAgtgcccctgctgtgccagccctgtgaCAATGCCCtgtccccccagctccctcagccagtGGGTGCACGCCTGTgatgctctggagctgcccctgctgcagcgGGAGGAGCTGGACGCCTTCATTGACCAGCTCTACAAGGACATTGAGAAGGGTGAGGCTCTGGGagtgcagggcaggacagggagccTCAGTGAGTCTTGGGCACAAGGATCCTTGTCCTCCATGCTGTCccagggggagggaaaggctCTTGGGAAgccaccctgcagcacccaccccagcagtgctgtgggtgtTCTGTGCTCATGGACATTCCTTGGTGCTGGTGTGTGcatgagctgggatggagcctgcagagctctgacccctctgtctgtgctgcagagtcAGGAGAGTTCCTCAACTGCGAGGGATCAGGGCTCTAcgtgctgcagagctgctgtgagtaACACAGGGACTGGGGGGAGGAGCAGGACTGAGGGAAATGCCCTGGGCTAGGCTGGCTCACTGCTTCCTCCAGAGAAGGGGGTTTGTGCTTGCCatgggtggggtgggatggatATGATGGGATGGATATGATGGGTACTGCTCTCTCAGTGTCCCCTGgcaccctgcccagctgtggaaTGCCCAGTCCTGCCTTGCATGCATGTGATGTTGTGATGTGGTTCCAGGAGCCACTTAGGCACTTAGCAGAGATTGTATTGCCTGCAGGTAACCACAGCTGCATCCCCAATGCTGAGACATCCTTCCCAGAAAACAACTTCCTCCTGCATCTCACTGCTCTGGAGGACATCGAAGCAGGAGAGGTGAGACAGCAGGGCCTGGGTGGGCCTGAGGTGCCAGCACACCTGTGTCCCCTACATCCTCCAGGgaccccagccccaaaccctcctgtgtCCTGCATCATCTTGGCAGAGGAACTCGATCCCCATCCCATGCAGGGGCTGCCAGACCCTGGCATGTTTCTGCCTGATTCTGAGAGGGACTGGGACCaatcctgctgctttggggCCATGGGGAGCAGTTCTGAGCCCAAGGCATTTCTGTTTGCACAGGAAATCTGCATCAGTTACTTAGACTGCTGTCAGAGGGAGCGGAGCAGACACAGCCGCAACAAGATACTCAGGTAGGGGCACCTGGGGGTACTGAGGGGGAactcccagcccctggcaccccAGACTGTCCATCAGGGGCTGGGTGTGCCTTGGGGTGTGGCTGTGCACGGGCTGCTGTGACCTTCAGTGGGCTGGTGTGTGCAGCAcgtgctgctcctggtgctttGAGCTCCTTGTAACATGTTACAGCCTTGGGGACCAAGGATTTGGGgtcctcctctctctctctctttcattcTCTGTCCTTCGAGGATAGAGGTGAGGTTCCTGCTGGGGGATCCTCCCTGTCCCATCACCCCCTCTCCACCCAGGGTTCCTTTACCCACCTGAGCCAGCAGGATGGAACCCCCAGACTCCTCTGGGTCTCACACATTCAGCCCCTTCCTGGCTGTTCTgttcccctgccctgcccagcagcagtgtgggagtgtccctgtcccaacACATCCCCTGTGTCCCACCTGCAGGGAGAACTACTTGTTTACCTGCTCGTGTCCCAAGTGCCTGGCACAAGCCGACGACGCCGACGTGACGTcggacgaggaggaggagggcgaGGGGGAGACGGACgatgcagagctggaggatgAGATGACTGATGTGTGAtcctggccagggcaggagggaagggaagggcctgGAGGTTCCTCCAAGAGGCAGCAGCTTTAATATAGAACAGGGTTGTGTTGTGGGGTTGGGTGGGTGCCCTGCTCCCGCCTGTCCGTGCTGTCCCtatgtgtgagtgtgtgtgtgtctgtctgtctgtccctgtgtgtgagtgtgtgtctgtctgtgtgtgtctgtgtgtgtgtcaggctgtccctgtcctccctGGGAGGACAAGCTGGGAGCCAGTGGGCCTCCACCACATCCCAGTTCTCTACAGGGCTGGCTGGTGCTTGCAGGGGAGGCTGGAGGAGAGTGGgacccagccagctcctgggaCACCACTGTGAGGTCactctgctgtgtgtgtgcaggtgcttgtccttcccagctgcagggacaaggggaatgtgtgtgtgtgtgtgtgtgtgtgtgtgtgtctgtgcacgAGGGTACTATTTAATGTCTATATTAGCACTATCTACACACTATGGAGCCAGGGCCCTTACATATCCTCCATTCCATGCCTTGCCCAGCACTGAGGGGCAGCAGGATCTTGCAGGAGggtggcccagagctggagtccagcagggagagcagagctgaccctgcagagccttcccagctcagcccatccTTCCCATGACACAGAGCCTTGGGCAGCGACTGCAGGACCATTTGGGGATGGAGAATGGCCAGGAGCTGACACGAGCTGTGGTGTGATCCCACATCCAGAAGACATTTTGGGTTTTGCAGGGAGGGAGCtgtccttctctccctcctgccagctgtgggacGAGGCTGTGCCCATGCAGGAGTGGCCATGCTGGGGATGCAGCgtgtgctggctgtgtgctggctgcttccctgctcccagtgctgccacaTGGAGATGTGCCAGTGCACAGTGGCCCCCTGGATGTCCCCTTGTCATCCATCCCATGGTGCCACCCTcaaggtgtccctgtgtgcagactgtggctgcagggacagcacggCTCTGTGACAGACAggcaccaggacagggatgcaCCCGGGGTCATCTCCTTCCTCCATGGATTTTGGGAGctgtgttcctgctgccatGTCTGTGGGACCgagggtggcacagctgtgacactgccatcactgccagcccttcctcctgctgcttgtccccagccatgccagggcCACATCCCCTTCAGTGTTCCTAATAAACCGAGCCTGGTGacagctgggcagctgtgctttgtgttGGTGGGTGAAAGCAGAGAGGGCTgtgggccagggctgctcctgtggggatgtgggctgggggtgaggaaCAGACCTGTGCAAGTGTGGGCTCTGGATTTGTGACCAgccacccctggggacaggtgCTGGAGGCTCTGCTGTCCCGTGGGGCTCTGACtgagccctgccccagctgcagcagctacTTGGGGAATtctactaggaaaaaaattggggatGGGATTTATCCCTTCATACACTGAGTgttggaaataaaagagaaacttcCCTTTCTCTAAAACTTACTCAGACTTCATTAGCTCAGACAAAAATATACAGACATCAGGTGAGCCCTGCTGGTACAGACCAAGCCTGTATGGctgtccccccatccctgccagtCCTGCATCCCTCCAAATCAGCAGCACAAGGTCAGATGGGGAGTGCTGGCCTGCTCTGGGCCTCCCCCACAGTCACAGCTCGCTGCCAGGCTCCAGGTTCCCCTGGCACTGGTGTTTGCCCTGGGCACACACCAGTGCCAGCAGAAAGATCTCCTGTGGCCGAATCCAGCGGGTCTCTGGAGCGTGTTGGGATCCTTTCCTCAAACCTGGGCCTCAGGGCAGATCCTGGCGTCCAGCAGGAAGCCCTGCATCcaccacagcctttcctgctaCCAGAAGGTCCAGGGGGGCTGCTGCATCTCGTAGGTGGGAATGCTGGTGACGTTGACAGGGATGGAGATGACGGCCCAGGGCAGCCcgtgctgctccagggagcgCCGGATCATGTACCTGCagcgagggagggaggggtggctgttcccaggctgggacagcagaaACACACCCACACAGACCACAGCTCAAACCACACCCCACAGAAACCACACCCAGCTCAAACCACACCCTGCTCAAACCACACCCCACAGAAACCACACCCAGCTCAAACCACACCtgaaacaaaccccaacccaGGACAAACCACACCCCACAGAAACCACACCCACCACACCACACCCCTCACAGACCACACCCCGCAGAAACCCCAGCACAAACCACACGCAGCTCAAACCACACCCCACACAAACCACACCCCACAGAAACCACACCCAGCTCAAACCACACCCTGCTCAAACCACACCCAGCTCAAACCACACCCAGCTCAAACCACACCCTGCTCAAACCACACCCTGCTCAAACCACACCCAGCTCAAACCCCAACCCACAGAAACCACAGCACAAACCCCAACCCAGCACGAGACACACCCCACACAGACCACACCCCACAGAAACCCCAGCACAAACCACACCCCACACAAACCACACCCAGCTCAAACCCCACcccacacaaacccagcactgagcccaTTCCAAACGCAGCAGGGCCACGCTGGGcactgtccctccctgctgtgggccGGGCTGTCCCTCAGCCGTGGCTCTGGGCACTGTCCCTCAGCCGtggccctgggcactgtccctgctgtggggcCGGGGTGTCCCTCAGCCGTGGCTCTGGGCACTGTCCCTCAGCCGTGGCTCTGAGCACTGTCCCTCCCGGCTGTGGGCTCAGGGCACTGTCCCTCAGCCGTGGCTctgggcactgtccctgctgtgggccAGGCTGTCCCTCAGCCGTGGCTCTGGGCACTGTCCctcagctgtggctctgggcactgtccctccctgctgtccctcagccGTGGCTCTGGGCACTGTCCCTCAGCCGTGGCTCTGAACACTGTCCCTCCCGGCTGTGGGCTCAGGGCACTGTCCCTCAGCCGTGGCTctgggcactgtccctgctgtgcgGCCGGGCTGTCCctcagctgtggctctgggcaCTGTCCCTCAGCCGtggccctgggcactgtccctccctgctgtccctcagccGTGGCTCTGGGCACTGTCCCTCAGCCGtggccctgggcactgtccctccctgctgtccctcagccGTGGCTCTGAGCACTGTCCCTCCCGGCTGTGGGCTCAGGGCACTGTCCCTCAGCCGTGGCTCAGCACGCACCcgtccctgcccagcaggaagaGCGCGGGGATGTCGGCCGTGCGCCGCGAGCTGTCCTGGATCATCTCGATGTAGAAGCTGTCGTTGTCGTAGGCGTTGTCGGCGATGATCACGGCCCGCCCGCCGTGCTCCTGGATCACTCGTGTCTTGGACAggaaggagcagcccctgggccaCAGACACCTCTGTCACCAACCCCTTATGGCCACAGAGATCACCTGGAGACACCCAAACTAGGCATTGTCTCCCTGATTCCACACCTCCTCCAAACCCCGCTCCTCTCAGTCTCTATTTTAGGCACAAGCCACCCACACTCCTAAaatcacaggaaagaaaatcttggaatggtttgggttggaagagaccttaaagctcatccagttccatccctgccacgggcagggaccttgcactgtcccagggtgttccaagccccagtgtccaacctggccttggacacctccagggatttGAGGCATCCAGAATttctttgggcaacctgtgccagggcctcaccactctcacaaAGAAGAGTTCTTTCCCACTCTCTagtctaaacctactctctttcaaCCTGAACCCAGACAGGCTTTTTTCCTACCTTACCACAGACTAAAAAATACAAGATGCAATTCTCCAGGGTAGGAACACCctcacattttcctgctttatctATGTGGGGAAAGGCACAGGAATAATCTGGAGGTGATGGGGAGATGTGGCCAGagctcccctcctgcccagcagggtcccccagcagctgccacgGTGCCAGACCTACCCCCTCTCCACCAGGGCGATCTGGTCCTGGATGAAGACCCCATTGTTCAGCTCTCCACAGGCCTCCGGGGGATCTGCTGGCACCAGGTGGATCTGCTCGTACCTCGTGTTCTCGGGGGAGAGAGCCAGGGTGAGccagggggatggagctgctccccctgcccaccccacaccctgctcagccccctggctcctgctctggggcagattttgggatCCCAGGTCCAGAGGGGCCAATCCCCACCTCTGGAATCCTGCTGAGGCAAGGATGCTTGTGGAAGAGCAATGAGCTCCTTTTTAAGCAAAACTCCAAATCACTGAGTGCCACCAAGGAGCAGGACTGGGGTGGAGGGACCCAAATgacaaattcagtttttaacACTTACAAACACGCCACCGAAATCCTTGGCTGGGGTGGCAGTGAAGATGTAGCGGATGTCTCCGGGGCTCAGCACTTGGAAATACAAATACTCATGGATGCGTAAACCTGGGGGAGAAAGGACAGAGCTGAGAGGCAGCGGAAACTACaggaaaaatccctgaaaaaacGGGAAAAGTCTCGGTTATCATTCCAGGGATACACCGGGATAGGGACACGGGAAGGGGAAATACACCGGGATAGAGACACGGGAGGGGGAATACACCGGGATAGAGACACGGGAAGGGGAAATACACCGGGAtagggacacgggaggggaaATACACCGGGATAGAGACACGGGAGATGGAATACaccgggatggggacacgggagaTGGAATAAACCGGGATAGAGACACGGGAGGGGAAATACACCGGGATAGGGACACGGGAGATGGAATAAaccgggatggggacacgggagaTGGAATACaccgggatggggacacgggagggggAATAAACCGGGATAGGGACACGGGAGATGGAATAAaccgggatggggacacgggagaTGGAATACaccgggatggggacacgggagggggAATAAACCGGGATAGAGACACGGGAAGGGGAAATACACCGGGATACGGACACGGGAGGGGAAATACACCGGGATAGAGACACGGGAGGGGGAATACACCGGGAtagggacacgggaggggaaATACACCGGGATAGAGACACGGGAGGGGGAATACaccgggatggggacacgggaaGGGAAATAAACCGGGATAGAGACACGGGAAGGGGAAATACACCGGGATAGAGACACGGGAGATGGAATAAaccgggatggggacacgggagaTGGAATAAaccgggatggggacacaggagggggAATACaccgggatggggacacgggaggggaaATACACCGGGATAGAGACACGGGAGGGGAAATACaccgggatggggacacgggagggggAATACaccgggatggggacacgggaggggaaATACaccgggatggggacacgggaggggaaCCGCAATAGGGCCGGGAGGAGAAACACACCGGGATCAGGGTGCGCCAGCGGGGAggcggccgggccgggatgTTCGGGGTGTGTGCGGGTCCGGCCGCTGTCCCCGCTCCGTCCCgccctctgtccctctgtccctctgtccctctgtccctctgtccctctgtcccccgtCCCTCACTCACCGCGggccgggcagcagcagccgcagagccacagccagagccagagcagcatggctgcgccgcgccccgccccccGGCCCGACCCGCGCTCCCCATTGGTGCATCCCCTCACCGCGCTCATTCCTATTGGTCAGCGCCGCCATCAATCACGGCGCGGGCAGCTCGCTGTCACCGCTCTGTCCGCTGCCAAATTCTGCTCCATTCATTTCCCCGCTCTGCGCgccctcttccctccctgccaaATTGCGATCCCACCTCCGGCCCGCCCCCGGGAAGGTTCTGGGCGTGCGCGGTGCATTGTGGGGGAGCCGGCACCGAGCAGCCGCCGCGATGATGGTGAGTGacccccgcgcccgccgccatCCGCCGCCATCCGCCGCCATCCGCCGCCATCCCCGCGTCCCGCCGCCCTGCCCGGGCCGCAGGGCCCCTCCGCCCGCCAGGGACCGCGTGTGGCGCGGTGGCGGCGGCCTGGGCCGCGGGGATGGAGCCGCCGCGGGGATGGAGCCGGCACTGCGCGCAGGCCTGGCGGGGTCCGGGCTGTGCGGGGCCGCGCCCCGCCGGAACCGAGATGGAAGGGACGGGAGCGGGCAGCACAGTGCTCCATCCcgcagctgctgggatgggaacgGGCAGCTCCGAGCTCCATCCCGCAGCCGCTGGGATGGGAACGGGCAGCTCCGAGCTCTAAGGGAAGGGAACGGGCAGCTCCGAGCTCCATCCCGCAGCCGCTGGGGCGGGAACGGGCAGCTCCGAGCTCTAAGGGAAGGGAGCGGGCAGCTCCGAGCTCCATCCCGCAGCCGCTGGGGCGGGAACGGGCAGCACAGTGCTCCATCCCGCAGCCGCTGGGGCGGGAACGGGCAGCTCCGAGCTCTAAGGGAAGGGAACGGGCAGCTCCGAGCTCCATCCcgcagctgctgggatgggaacgGGCAGCTCCGAGCTCTAAGGGAAGGGAACGGGCAGCTCCGAGCTCCATCCCGCAGCTGCTGGGGCGGGAACGGGCAGCACAGTGCTCCATCCCGCAGCCGCTGGGGCGGGAACGGGCAGCTCCGAGCTCTAAGGGAAGGGAACGGGCAGCTCCGAGCTCCATCCcgcagctgctgggatgggaacgGGCAGCTCCGAGCTCTAAGGGAAGGGAGCgggcagcctggagctccaTCCCTCAGCCCCACGGCCTCGGCCCCGCGTCCCCTCCGGTCCCGGCTCCGCGCCCCGCGGTGATGCGGGAGGTGGATGTGTCTCCACCCCGGGGATAAACGGTTCATTTTCCCTtgggattcctgctctgctggctgtgcacGAAAGCTGTTCGTTTTGTTCCACAAAATCTTTCCAGGTTTTAGGGGTCACTTATAGTCAGGTCGCTCAGttcagccaggcaggggcacctggagcaggtgacacaggaaggTCCGGGTGGGTATGGGATGTCTCCAGAGGGGACACTCAGgccctccctgtgcagctgtcccagggctctgtCACCCTCCAGGCAatgaagttcttcctcatgttgactggaatttcctgtgttttaatttttgtgctgTTGCTGGGCATCACCAGAAGGAGTCTTGGCATCACCTTGAATTATTGATTTGTACGGATTGGTGGGATTTCCTCTCAGCCTAACCAGGCCCCTGCAGGCTCCTCATACAAGAGATGCTCCAACCCCACTGATGTTCTTTGTGCCCGTCACTGAACCCTCTCCAGTAGCTTCTTTTCTTGTACTTGTGACCCCTCAGTGTGACAAGCACAGTTTaattctgctctgtgcctgctggcaGCTGTTCCAAACCAGTGCATCCCAAATTTTGGCTCTGTTTGGGCTTTGCCTGTGAAATGGTTGCAGCACtctgggaatggtttgggctggaagggatcttaaatcccatccaatcccaccctgtcatgggcagggacaccttccactgtcccaggctgttccaagctccatccagcctgggatggggcagccacagctgctctggtgcTTCCACCCCCCAGATTTGGTTCCTCAGTGTCTGTAATTCTTCAGTGTGTCTGTAATTCCTGCATCTTCTGTCTCCTCCGGGCCAGCATCAGATCAGAACTTCAGTGGGAAAAAGCACCCCTGGTTTTTTTGGGACAATGACTGTgtggtgggagcagctgtggaatCCCCAGCGTGGTGGGAGCAGTGGGGGTGGAAAGCAGCTGGGTTGTGtggagcagaggtgctgcagtcAGTGATcaggggtctctgaattcttcagagagaaatcagagtgcagggattgagtGAGTGAGTTCtgatgcttttagtaagtaaaaggtctcaaatgccacagcagcagtgtgagttctagtgaaggttgaaacacactgatatcttcagtggaggctccaggcccacagctgcAGACAGGATTTAGACATAAAAGAGCtacagtaagaatattgctgacatttcttaGAGCACAATAGAGTGTATGCACAGTGttatacataacctggtgtgctaagaaactggaattctaacaggttaaggagtggtggtctgagtttgtgtctgaGCTTGTTGGGAAAATCCTGGataagagtttgtattgggaagagttggtgcttttaACCATTCAGCTTTTATCCATTCACTTATTGTCACTGCATTTACCATTgcctgttgagactgatgtgctttgtaatgAGATGTGCTTAgtaataaataacttttttagctatttgctgctttgcttattttaaGATAACCCAACAAAGTGAGAGCCAAGAGCTGAAAGCAGGAGCCTGTAGAGCCTGGATTAGGTGCCTATGGAGCACCCAGGAGTCAGAAAGAACCCCTCTGGGAGTGcagggtgttcccctggcttccctgaGTGCCTCTAGACCCCCTGGCAGGGGTCTCAGAGGTCCTGGCATGGTGCCCAGGGGTCTTGGGGGCTGGACTTGAGTCCCTGGAGAAATCTGCCAGCGTTGCAGGAAGAAATATAAGCCACAAAAATAAGTAGAGTATAAACTAGACTGTTAGAAGATAGAAAGGTGAATTTCTAGGAATGTTTATATTAGGGGGCTCATGGCTAACATAGAGGATTTTGGGTGTGGtacttctcttcctccttcttctttaTGCCATCCATGTTGAATGTCAAGTTGTCATTCTTGGATTGGACTGGGACAGAATTGGACAGGGTATTGTGGAAAGTCATTGTAGATATTAGGTGTGTAATTTAGAGTGTGTAAGAtaagccctgcccagggctgaggcaTTCTGCCCTGGATCTCAAGCTGGACAGACTGCTGTCAGCTAGAGAAAAATTTCTTAGATAAGggaacaataaacaaccttGAGAATGTCAGAGAACAGCTCCTCCAGTCTCTTGGGCGGCCATCGGGGAAAACCTGAATTTCAAACCACGACACCCCCACACAGAGGCACCCCAGCACATCTGTATTTTTGGTGATGTCTTtgtggggctgtgtgaggtGGGCtaacactgctgctgcctcctcctgcagcccacgCCGGTGATCCTGCTGAAGGAGGGCACGGACACGTCGCAGGGCGTGCCGCAGCTGGTCAGCAACATCAACGCGTGCCAGGTGATCGCCGAGGCCGTGCGCACCACGCTGGGCCCGCGCGGCATGGACAAGCTGATCGTGGACGACCGGGGTAACCTGCgctccctgcacccctgcatgGTTCACTGCACCCCTGCATGGTTCACTGCACTCCCTGCAGGATTCACTGCACTCCCTGCACCACTCACTGCACTCCCTGTATGATTCACTGCACTCCCTGCACCATTCACTGCACCCCTGCATGATTCACTGCACCCCTGCATGATTCACTGCACTCCCTGCATGATTCACTGCACTCCCTGCACCATTCACCACTCCCTGCATGATTCACTGCACCCCTGCACCATTCACTGCACCCCTGCATGATTCACTGCACCCCTGCATGATTCACTGCACTCCCTGCACCATTCACTGCACTCCCTGCGCCATTCACTGCACTCCCTGCATGATTCCCTGCACTCCCTGCACCATTCACTGCACTCCCTGCATGATTCACTGCACTCCCTGCACCATTCACTGCACTCCCTGCATGGTTCACTGCACTCCCTGCATGATTCACTGCACTCCCTGCACCATTCACTGCACTCCCTGCACCATTCACTGCACTCCCTGCGCCATTCACTGCACTCCCTGCATGATTCACTGCACTCCCTGCATGATTCACTGCACTCCCTGCACCATTCACTGCACTCCCTGCATGATTCACTGCACTCCCTCCACCATTCACTGCACTCCCTGCATGATTCACTGCACTCCCTCCACCATTCACTGCACTCCCTGCATCATTCACTGCACTCCCTGCATCATTCACTGCACTCCCTGCGCCATTCACTGCACTCCCTGCACCATTCACTGCACTCCCTGCAGCATTTACAGCACTCCCTGCGCCATTCACTGCACTCCCTGCATGATTCACTGCACTCCCTGCACCATTCACTGCACTCCAGTTACACCAGGGCTACATCAAACCTCTCTGCATGCAACTGGCACGGATCTGAACTGCAGAGGCCTCAGCCTGAGCTGAGCTTGGctctcacagcagaggtgcttCTGTCtcggtggcactgggacacctTGGTGTCCCTTACAGGATACAGGATGTGCCATGTAGAGTAAAGGACTATTTTCAGTCCCCTATAGAATAAAGGACAGTTGATGCCCACTATAGAATAAATGACAGTGCTTGG
This genomic window contains:
- the PRADC1 gene encoding protease-associated domain-containing protein 1; translated protein: MLLWLWLWLCGCCCPARGLRIHEYLYFQVLSPGDIRYIFTATPAKDFGGVFNTRYEQIHLVPADPPEACGELNNGVFIQDQIALVERGGCSFLSKTRVIQEHGGRAVIIADNAYDNDSFYIEMIQDSSRRTADIPALFLLGRDGYMIRRSLEQHGLPWAVISIPVNVTSIPTYEMQQPPWTFW